GTATCACAAATATTTGTTTCGCTTCTCACAAGGGTAGTACCAAAAGCTGTCTCCCAACACTCCCTCTATAGTAAGACTTCTCTGGCAGATAGTTGATAGGAAAAATCTAAGCTTAAATGCTTTGAGCTGCCCTCAAGAGAAACTCTCTGTTGACTACAGAGGAAATTTAAGGAAACTACCCCTCAGAGCTAATATTGCCCTTTGCAATCATCTCCTAAGTTCCTTCCgttgagagaaaaggaaacaagcaTTTGCAGCAGACTCTGCAAATCCTGCAAGTTTCTAGTGAGAAATCTGATCAACAGTGAAGACTCAAGATTATGTCAGACACTAGTATTCTATGTTCTGAACACAACAGATACTACTTCGCCAAGCCTCAAAGAGTAGGAGGCTCTCCAGCAAGCATTGCTGGCAATTACCATGCCTCTCCCCTCCCCATGGTTTAAGCTTTCAGGTTCCCTATGGCATAATTTTACTTCAGTCTGACAGCAAGAATATTCTGTGGCGCCTcaatggaaaagagaaggaaaaaaaaaaaaagtgctgccAACTTCACATcctcaaaaaggcaaaacaaaccaacagccTCCCCTTCCCTGGAATGAAATCTCAACCCCCTGTCCCCACTTTCAAACCACCACACCAGCATCAACAATGCTGCAGACTAAATGTGGACTCCAGCAATACACACACTTTTGCATAGATGACTTCTGAAACTTCGCTCTGCAGCGGAAGTTTGATCCTGCAGCCAGCTTTGCTGCATTACAGTTTATAAAGATGCCTGCACATCCTGCAACTATGTAAGCACAGCCACGCACAAGACAAGGATTAGTATTCCACTTGCAGAAGGATGGAATCTGGCCATACATACCCAAGTCTATGGTGCACTGCAATATGTTTGACTGATGGCCATTTCTGTCTAATATTTCTGCAGATTTTCTTTATTTCGGTCTCTGCCATTGAAATATATGCTTCATATTCTAAGTGAATCACTTTCTTcccttcaaaattatttcttgtaGTACCTAAACACAAATGATTTATCAAACAAAAGCAGtgaggaaataaatattaatatttataatatatatattacattacatatttattatacaattatatattatatataaatactgCTTAAAACCCAGATCTTCTGCTAGAGTCAACGTCGGCACTGTACAAATATAAACAACCTTCCATTGCCATGGCTGTTTAAAGGGATTCTTCAAACAAGAGACgtctttaatataaaataaataatttagttCATGCATTACAGAAGTCTGCAGTTTGTAACGCCAGAGGCTGAGataccctggcaactacaggcctgtcagcctgacctcggtgcctggcagggttatggagcagatcatcctgaatggaatcacacagcaccttcaggatggacaagcgatcagacccagccagcatgggtttaggaggggcaggtcctgtctgaccaacctgatcttcttttatgatcaggtgactcacctggtggatgaggggaaagccgtggatgtggtctatgtggacttcagcaaggcctttgacactgtctcccataatatactcttgcaaaagctggtagcccatggcttggacaagtgtactctacgctgggttaagaactggctggagggccgggcccagagagtgctggtgaatggggctgcatccagctggcggccagtcactagtggtgttccccaggggtcagtgttgggtccagtcctgtttaacatctttattgatgatttagatgaggggattgagaccatcatcagcaaatttgctgatgacaccaagctgggagggagtgtcgacctgctggaaggcaggagggctctgcagagggatctggatagactggaaaaatgggctgattccaatgggatgaagttcaataaggccaaatgccgggtgctgcactttggtcacaacaaccccctgcagcgctacaggctgggcgcagagtggctggagagcagtcagacagaaagggacctgggggtgctaattgacaggaagctcaacatgagccaacagcgtgcccaggtggccaagaaggccaacggtatcctgtcctgtatcaaaaacagcgtggttagcaggacaagggaagtgatccttcccctgtactctgcattggtgaggccacacctggagtattgtgttcagttctgggcccctcagttcaggaaggacactgaagtgctgcagcgggtccagagaagagcaacacgactggtgaagggacttgaacataagacctatgaggagaggctgagggagctggggttgtttagtctagagaagaggaggcttagaggtgacctcatcactctctataactacctgaagggaagttatagccaggtggggattggtctcttctcccaggcagttagcaataggacaagggggcatgggcttaaactctaccaggggaaatttaggctggatattagaaagaaattctttacagagagagtggtcaggcattggaatggcctgcccagggaggtagtggactcgccgtccctagaggtttttaaactgagattggacatggcacttagtgccatgatctagtaaacggactagagttggaccaagggttggactcgatgatctctgaggtcttttccaacccagtcgattctgtgattctgtgattctgtgatcttctgTGGTAACTGCTAAGCTGTTATTACTCCACTTGCACATGCAATGTTTAAGTGCTCAGTATTTAGGGGCCCAGTAGCACTAAGGTTTAAGCACAAAGGGGTTTCAAGACCTGTAGTATGAACACGAAGCAAGAGGACAGAGCTATCAGCCTTGACCTTCACCAGCCCATGGGTGAAGTATTTTCAACAAAGATCTGAGTTGCAGGAGCTTTCATACAGCTGTGGACCTGTGGTTTCCATAGCCACAACATCCCACTTCCCATCTTGAACAAGCTGTGTCCAAGAGGATGGGGGAATCGCTCCCAAGCAGTCCTgtactgcagagctgctgttctgtTCAACCCTAGAACAGCCACACCAGCAGGGAAGCTTCTCACCACTTCGTCCAGTGCGACTGTTCAAAAGCTGCCATGGTGTTGTTCTAAATTATTCAGAACATGTTTTCTAGACATCCTGGGTTCAGGCCaggaatgtatttatttgaGAAGCACAAGTTTGGGGTGCGGACAACCTAGGTTCCATTTATTAGAGTATTAACACACCCAGAGATCCAGCTCAGCAATATTAAACTCACCAATGAACAGTGACACTGCCCCACAGGATGGTGAAACAACCAGTTCTGACACTTCATCTACAGAGAGCTTTTCAGACTTTAGCTTGATAAAATCTTTTGGCACATCTTCACTTTCATCCATAGCTCACTAGAAAAGCTGAAACCAAACAgactgttgttgtttttggcgATAGTAGCATTGGCCAACTGCCTTTTACCCAGTTCTGATGCCCCAATTCATGCAGAAAACACACGCCATCTACTTCCTCACCCCAAGAAATCAGTCTCCATGGGAAATTctcagcagacttgctgagaAAATAATGAATGCAAATATCAAGCAATGACCTGGTTTTTAATGCATACAGGCTCCTTCTTGGTAGGAAAGACTGTTTCAGTTGGATGAAACTAAAACTACGCTGAGGCCCCAGTGTGACAGTACAATC
The Columba livia isolate bColLiv1 breed racing homer chromosome Z, bColLiv1.pat.W.v2, whole genome shotgun sequence genome window above contains:
- the LOC102091243 gene encoding molybdopterin synthase catalytic subunit, whose translation is MDESEDVPKDFIKLKSEKLSVDEVSELVVSPSCGAVSLFIGTTRNNFEGKKVIHLEYEAYISMAETEIKKICRNIRQKWPSVKHIAVHHRLGVVPITEASVIIAVSSPHRAESLEAVMYCINTLKASVPIWKKEIYEDEYSWKENKECFWASSEK